A region of the Sulfitobacter donghicola DSW-25 = KCTC 12864 = JCM 14565 genome:
CAAAACCACCCACACCACCGTAAACCGCATGACCAAAGGACAACATGCCCCCCTGCCCCAGCAGCATGTTATAGGCCAGCGCAAAGATGATCGTGATCGACATCTGGTTCATAATCGTCAACGCCGAGTTGTTCGTAAACACCATCGGCAGAATCGCCATTGCAACAGCGGCAATAATCCACGGCGCCAGCGTGAGGGTCATCGAACCGGCACGCATACGCTGTGCGGGTTTTGACGGGTCGGTTGTAATCTGATCGGTCATGTGCTGCGCTTTCCGAAGAGGCCTGCAGGGCGGAAGATAAGGATCAACACCATCAGGATGTATGGAAGGATGTCAGCAATCTGCGGGCTGGTTAGGCTCCAGAAATCGCGGAAAATGCTGTCGTCCAAATTCTCTGGCGTGCTGATGCCGATAGCGTTCAGCACGTTCTCCATTTCGATGTTGTAGGATTTTGCAAATGTCGTGATCCAGCCGATCAACAGCGAGGCGGCAAGCGCCCCCCAAAGCGATCCAAGCCCCCCGATCACAATCGTCACAAACACGATCGAGCCAAGAACAAAGGCCATACCAGGGAAGGTGCCCAATACCGGCCCCGCAATCACACCAGCCACACCAGCCAATGCTGTCCCCACACCAAACACGCCCATAAAGATAAGCGGCACGTTATGGCCCAAGGCCTCAACCGTGCGCGGATAGCTAAGAGCCGCCTGAATAATCATCCCAACGCGCGTCTTTGTCAGAACATAAAGCAACCCGATAAAAATCGCGACCGACGTGAAGATCATAAAGATCTTATAGGCAGGGATCGAATTCCCCGAGATCGCAAAGGCGGTAAAGTTCAGGATCTCTGGCACGTCATAGGGCATCTGGTTTTTACCCCAGACGAATTGCACCATCTCTTCAATCAACAACGCCAACCCAAAGGTAAAGATCAGCTCGGGGACGTGGCCATATTGGTGGACCCGTCGCAGGCCGTATCGTTCAACACCGGCCCCCATGACCCCAACGATCAGAGGCGCAATGAGCAGGCCCATCCAAAACCCCAGCGCGATGCTGATCTGATAGGCGAAATAGG
Encoded here:
- a CDS encoding branched-chain amino acid ABC transporter permease is translated as MDLILVNLIDGLVTGLLLFMLSAGLTLIFSMMGVLNFAHASFYMLGAYFAYQISIALGFWMGLLIAPLIVGVMGAGVERYGLRRVHQYGHVPELIFTFGLALLIEEMVQFVWGKNQMPYDVPEILNFTAFAISGNSIPAYKIFMIFTSVAIFIGLLYVLTKTRVGMIIQAALSYPRTVEALGHNVPLIFMGVFGVGTALAGVAGVIAGPVLGTFPGMAFVLGSIVFVTIVIGGLGSLWGALAASLLIGWITTFAKSYNIEMENVLNAIGISTPENLDDSIFRDFWSLTSPQIADILPYILMVLILIFRPAGLFGKRST